A stretch of Mastomys coucha isolate ucsf_1 unplaced genomic scaffold, UCSF_Mcou_1 pScaffold3, whole genome shotgun sequence DNA encodes these proteins:
- the Fam241b gene encoding protein FAM241B: MVRILANGEIVQDDDPRVRTTTQQRSSSPRQGFFNRGHGAPPGGPGPRQQQAGARLGAAQSPFSDLNRQLVNMGFPQWHLGNHVVEPVTSILLLFLLMMLGVRGLLLVGLVYLVSHLSQR, translated from the exons ATGGTGAGGATCTTGGCCAATGGGGAGATCGTTCAGGATGATGACCCTCGAGTGAGGACGACCACCCAACAGAGAAGTAGCAGTCCTCGGCAG GGCTTTTtcaacagaggccatggagcaccTCCAGGGGGCCCCGGACCCCGCCAGCAGCAGGCAGGTGCCCGACTGGGTGCTGCGCAATCTCCTTTCAGTGACCTGAACCGGCAGCTGGTGAACATGGGCTTCCCACAGTGGCATCTTGGAAATCACGTGGTGGAGCCTGTGACCTccatcctcctgctcttcctgctcaTGATGCTTGGGGTGCGTGGCCTCCTGCTAGTAGGCCTGGTCTACCTGGTGTCTCACCTGAGCCAGCGGTGA